Genomic DNA from Hordeum vulgare subsp. vulgare chromosome 2H, MorexV3_pseudomolecules_assembly, whole genome shotgun sequence:
CATATTTGTTACGGATAGTGAACGCTGGGCTTGAGTCAGAGTATTACTTGAAGATCGCCGGGCACAAGTTCACGGTGGTAGCTGCCGATGCCAACTATGTCAAGCCGTACACCACAGACGTCATCGCGATTGCGCCGGGCGAGACCATCGACGCTTTGCTTGTCGCGGACGCACATCCTGCTGGCAGATACTACATGGTGGTCAAGGCCAACCAGCCCCCCAAGCCTGCGATTCAGTTCCCGCTCATTATCTCAAGAGGGGTAGTGCAATACAGTGAGTGTCCAGGAAAAGAAGAACATGATACTACTTCATCAATAATGGTGCCTGAAATGCCGGACCGGCACGACTCAGACACTTCCTTCTACTTCCATGGCAACTTGACAAGCCTGCAGCCTCACCCGCTGTTGCGCCCGGTGCCGGCCAACGTCCATGAGCACCTCTTCTACGCCCTTGACTCGGGCAACCTCTGTCCACATGGCGAATCATCCTGCATAAATCATTTGGGACCCATGATTAATAATGTCTCCTTCCGGCTGCCCGCAACGACACCATTGCTCCAGGCGCACTACCACGGTAACATGAGCAGCATTAGCACGCTGCGGGAGCTACCTGACAGGGCACCCAGGATGTTTAACTTCACCAAAATGCGCAAGCCGACGTCCAGAGCGACGTCGGTGAGAAGGCTGCGGTACAATGCCACGGTGGAGATCGTGTTCCAGAGCCCGGTGCTAGCGGACACATACGCTAACCCCATGCACCTCCATGGCCAGGACATGTTCGTCCTCGCGCAGGGGCTCGGGCGATACGACGCCGAGAAAGACGTCGCGACGTACAACCTGGTGGATCCGCCGGTGAGGAACACCGTCCTAGTTCCGCTATTCGGGTGGGCCGTCGTCCGATTTGTCACCAAAAATCCAGGTACTACTTAAACTCTTTTCTTACTATTAATCCATCGTGTGCATCTGTACGTCATTAGTACGTAGTTGTTTCCTATTTTCTTCGTTTTTATTTACTCTGCAAATTCTTCGTTTTTATTTACTCTGTATATTACTAGCTTTAGTCAAAGCGAAGCTTAATTTGTAAACTTTAACAAAGTTTCTTTATAGACAAAAATATTAACACATACAATAAGAAATCAATATCGTTAGATTCATTATTGAATGTACTTTCACATAATATGAATTTGTTATGATAAATATTTATATTATTTTCTATACATAGACTTGGTCAAATTTTACAAAGTTTGATTTAAGTCAACTCTAATACGCGGAGTAAACAGAAACGGTCAAAATCTGACTTAATCTGGCTTATCTATGTGGAATGAACAGGTGTGTGGTTCCTGCACTGTCATTTTGAGAACCACTCGTCAGGAGGCATGGCGGTAGCATTCGTGGTAGAGAACGGTCCAACTTTGGATTCGACTCTTCCtccccctcctgaagatcttccaagCTGCTACAACTACAATAGTAGAGTGGCATATGAATAGCGGAAATACGTTCTTGTTTCGAGATTTTCGTATTTCTACAGTTGTTTGAATAAAGCCTAGGCTGGGTTGCCTTGTTTAGACCAAGATTTTTAAGCTTCGAAATTGAGTATTGTTTAATCGCTGAGTGTATGATATAATGGACCTCTACCATGCATGAAAGGAAATGTATTACTAGTACAAGCTGGAGTAAATAAAACCCGCTCTTTATCGGGATAAAGATGCATGGAATATTTATTGGCTGCAAATGCCAGTTCCTTGTTCCATTGAGCCGTCCAGGCACGGTCCTGAGATTTTGGGGATCCGGGGCAAAAACTGAATTTGGGCTCTCAATGTTGATAGTGTCAAAAAAATTTGAGGAGAAATACCTTTTCTAAAATCGCGTTGCAGAGATAGAggggtatctgacccaagagtgcatcttcttctgcaagaattatatgggcaaagaagactctgttgttggtttgcccgtcaaccAGAACCATGGGAGGCTTGTAGGAGAAGGCCACAAGAATGGCCGGGATAGATTGTCAAAAACAATTGAGGGAAATACCTTCTCTAAAAACAATTGTTTTTGATAGTGTCAAAAACAATTGAGGAGAAATATCTTCTCTAAAATGACGTTGCCGAGATAGATTTTTAGGCAAGATACTCCAGATTGCTATAGGGACCACAAGCACACATATATCTCAATCGATTCCTGAAAAAAAAGTATCCCAATTGATCCCTAGCTTTTTTTTAACTCTACCAATCGATCCCTATTTTTTTAACTCTATCAATTGATCCCTAGCTAATTCCATAAACTCGCTACTTCCCAAGATAAAACAGTAAATCGCCACTTTTGTTTTTAGTAACTCCCGCTGCTTTAATTCGTGTTGAAGCCTCCAGCAAAGCCTGAAAGAAGATGCGGCCCGCCACCACTTATGGCTGCTCATAGTggagagtaacatatagtagtatcatgcatatgttattattgtatgatactaccttcatagtgcatagtaacaTAAATTAGTATGATagatgatctcatttattgacatgcatgacacataatagcatagcatttaacatgttacggtatctacctatgttactctaatcctctctttcttttttaattacttgccacatgaccatgtttgctagtcccaagactatgttactagctatgatacccccactatggccagcctaaccAATTCTAGGAAAGAAAGGCCTAAGGCCCAGCTCGCTAAAGAAAACGTCTCGGTCTTCTTGTTCGTGAACACAGTGACAACATGCTCTTACAGTGGCGGACGGTAGTTTTTTTTTGCGAGGGTAAAGAGTGTTTTATTGCAAGTTCATAGAGTTACAGTCCAGAGGCCTCAAATCCTCAATACAAGGTGGAACAGAGCGAAGCCAAACAATAGTGGTTCGCTCAGATCGGCTATAGTTTGCCAAACGATCGGCGACTCCATTCTGAAGACGGTTAAGTTTGTGAGGAACAAACTCCCTCCTACCAGTTAAGTGCTTAATCTCCAAGACTAATTGGCCATACGCTGGCTCCGCAAAGCATCCGTGGACAGGAAGGATAAAGCTTCACAGGAATCCAATTGTAACACCACCGGAGAGTTTGATTGTTGAATGGCCAGGGCCATACCTTGCATCATCGCGTGAAGTTCCGCCTCCAGCGGATCATTGCAATGGAAGATGTATCAGTATGGCGCAAATAAGATCACACCCTTGCTATTCCTCAGGACCATCCCAGCCGCCGCGGTGCCATCCTCCGGCTGGTACGAACCGTCGACGGACAAtgccactgctacctcttgagcttgcgttggtctttcctttcaagaggaaagggtgattcagcacagtagcagtaagtatttccctcagttttgagaaccaatgtatcaatccagtagaagaatcaagccaagtgtccagagtacctgcacaaacacaaacaagcttccacccaactctataaaggggttgtcaatcccttcaagagtgattgcaaagtgagatctgaaggcggaaagtgcaacgaagtaaaagtgtaaggctgaaaatatggtgtgaagtagacccgggggccatagtgttcactagaggcttctctcaaaatagcaaatattacggtgggtgaacatataggcatcacgtcccagacaagtagaccgatactggctgcatctactactattacttcacacatcgaccgctatccagcatgcatctagtgtattgagttcatgacgaacagagtaacgccttaagcaagatgacatgatgtagagggataaactcaaaccaatgatgtaaaccccttctttttacccttgatggcaacaacatgatgcgtgtgtcgctaccccttctgtcactgggtgaggtcaccgcacggtatgaacccaaaaccaatcacttatcccattgcaagaatcatggatcaaattggccaaacaaaacccacaactcgaagagaattaaaagcatatgaaatcatgcatataagatatcagaagaaactcaaataagattcatagataatctgatcacaaatccaaaattcatcggatctcgacaaacacaccgcaaaagaagattacatcggatagatctccatgaagatcatggagaactttttattgaagatccaagagagagaagaagccatctagctactatctatggaccctaaggtctatagtgaactactcacgcatcatcggaaagtccatggtgttgatgaagaagccctccgtatccgaatcccccctccggcagggcaccagaacctgccccagatgggatcttgcggagacagaagcttgcggcggcggaaaagtattttcgtggatctctcgtgcaattttggatttttcgggaatttataggcggaagaggtagggcagacgagccacaggggggccacaagcctgctaggcgcgaccctcCTTGGCCGcgcatagggggcttgtggcctcccctggtggcatttgccttggttctcacgtcccctgcgtatcttatgttccggaaaaaatcttttcggaagttttattccgtttggacaccgtttaaaattctcctctgaaaagggtcaaaatcacggaaaaacaggaactagcacttggcactgagttaataagttagtcccaaaaaagatataaaaggcatagaaaacatccaaagtttgacaagataatagcatggaaccatcaaaaattatagatacgttggagacgtatcaagcatccccaagcttaactcctgctcgtcctcgagtagggaagtgataaagactgaatttttgatgtggaatgctacctagcatagttttcctttgtaacttctttcatgtgacatgaatgttcagatccgtagaattcaaaacaatagtttgccattgacatgaaaataataatacttcaagcaaactatcaaggtaatcatgaactttcgaaataacaaggccaaagaaagttatccctacaaaatcatatagtctggctatgctccatcatccccacacaactaatttaaatcatgcacaaccccggtattggccaagtaactatttttgcactcttactttctcaaacctttttcaactctcacgcaatacatgagcgtgagccatggatatagcactataggtggaatatagtgtggtggaggttgtgagacaaaaaggaggagatggtcacatcgactcggcgtatcaaagggctatggagatgcccactaatagatatcaatgtgaatgagtagggattgccatacaaaggatgcactagagctataagtacgtgAATGCTCAAaacgagaactagtgggtgtgcatccaacttgctcgctcacaaagacctagggcaatttttaggaagcccatcattggaatatacaagccaagttatataatgaagattcccactaatatatggtggtgaaaaaacaagaggctctcaatcatgaagaacatggtgctattacgaagcaaaagtgtggaaagagatagtagcattgtcccttctctctttttctctcttttttttgtttgggctctttggcctctttccatatctctccttttttgtgggcaactttggcctttttttttatttcctcacatgagacaatgatctaataatgatgatcatcacacttttatttactcacagctcaaagcttagaacgatgatgactctataggacatgcctctggcagtgtgccgggatgtgcaacgatctagcctggcgtatgatgttgaaacatctcgctagctatcttacgatcatgcaatgagaatatgagagtgacggcacaagtcatgagacggaacggtgggagtagcatggcaatatatcttggaatggctatgaaaatgccatagtaggtaggtatggtggctgttttaaggaaggcatatggtgggtttatgcaccggagaaaattgcacggcactagagaggctagcaatggtggaaggtgaaagtgcatctataccatggactcacattaatcatgaagaactcacatacttattgcgaaagtttttattagtaatcgaaacaaagtgctaaacgcatactcctaggggaatggttggtaggtgttaaccatcacgcgatcccgaccgcaacacaaaggatgacaatcaatagataaattatgctccgacttcctaacatagcggttcaccatacgtgcatgttacgggaatcactatattcaacacaagtatttctagattcacaacaccctactaacataactcttaatattaccgaatccacgtctcaaaactaattgagaggaatcaaacttctctttctaatcaatccacatgaagatggaagttttattgtatcctctttggctaCCTATCACcttttggactactttcatagcacaagccaactaccaagttacacaccgccgtgctctagaagatctaagtgaagcacaaagagcaaaattgtctagctcaaaagatataagtgaagcacaatgagtattctagcaaattcacgatgagttcatgtctctctcaaaaggtgtgcagcaaggatgattgtgacacaacaaaaataaaatactcctacgatacaagacgctccaagcaaaacatatatcatgtggtgaataaaaatatagctccaagtaatgttaccaatggattgaagacgaaagaggggatgccttcccggggcatccccaagcttaggctatttggtgccttgaatttggcttgggatgtcttgggcatccccaagcttgagctctttccactctttatccctttgtccatgagaacatcacccaaaacttgaaaacttcacaacacaaaacttaaacagaaattcgtgatatcattagcacaagaaaacaaactaccacctcttaaggtactgtagaaatcttgatttctatttatattgatgttagattactgtattctcacctttccatgtctagtacccccgatactatccatagtttcatcaaaacaagcaaccaacacaacaaaaatagaatctgtcaaaaacagaccagtctgtagcaatatgtatacttcatatacttcttgtACCttaaacattctgaaaaattatgacagatagggcaaaaggcatatcaaccagaagcaaaaagaatcaactcaaaatctctttctgaataaaaatgaaaaataagtttgtgagcgaaaagtttctgtatttttccagcaggatcaaacaaccaacaccaaactagtcataaaggttttgcttggctcaaacacaaaaaggaacacaaaagacacaatcataacagaattatgatggtgtggacgcaacaaaatagaaataaaaagataaattcattgggttgcctcccaacaagcgatattgtttaacgcccttagctaggcataaggtgatggaatcacgtatcgtcgtctttggtactcaaaccataagtagacctcatcatggattcataaggcaatcttattttctttctacgaaaatgctccatgcccttctttaaaggaaattgaaacctaatattcccttccttcatatcgatgatagcaccaatagtccttaggaaaggtctaccaagaatgacagggcatgtaggattgcaatcaatatcaagcacaatgaaatccacaggtacatagttcctatttgcaataataagaacatcattgatccttcccatgggtttcttgacagtagaatcagcgagatgcaaattaagagagcactcctcaatctcattaaagcctagaacatcacataaagactttggaatcgcggaaacactagcacccaaatcacacaaaacattgcattcatagtttttgattttgattttgatagtaggttcccactcatcatgaagctttctaggaatagaaacttccaactcaaatttctcttcaagagattttatcatagcatcgacgatatgatcggtaaaggccttgatttggctataagcgtgtggagagtttagcatggattgcatcaaggaaatgcattcaatcgaagaacaactatcataattgaattctttgaaatccaaagtagtagtttcattactactcaaagttttgatatcttctactccactttcaatgcttttagcatcaagatagatggactccgaatcattggggcgtttttcaaccaaagtggattcatatccagccccatcatcattaggtttgacactagaaaacaaggattgaatgggattcacaccaagaactttaagatcttcgtgattcttatcacgagaacacgcctttttaagccactcatgtctagcacgaatttgggcggttctttctttgctctcattcatggaaacacgcatagctttcaaagttttatccatattgatcttgggaggggcacatctaactttcaaagcatcaatatcaatagacattctatcaacgttcctagccaaatcatcaattttgagtagtttttcctctatggacgctttgaaaatcttttgcgagttgataaactctttgatattactctctagataagagggtaatttattgtaatttccaagagtattgttgtaggagttgccaaagttattagaggggttactaggaaaaggcctgggaacatagtttcctctaaaagcattgttgttgccaaaattattcctaccaaaaaaataacgtccaagctcgcattgctactctcaatcaaggaagacaagggcatatcattaggatctaaaggagcacctttactagcaaccaatttcattaactcatccatcttagcactcaacgagttaatttcttctatagcgtgtacctttttactagtaggtgacctttcagtgtgccatcgagaatagtttgtcatgatattgtctagcagttttgtggcttctcctgaggcggagtccaatatatttctagaagcgaaatccaaaccagcgtagaagatttgtataatcatccaaagactcaagccatgagcgagacaatttctaatcatcaatttcattctctcccaagattgtgcaacatgttcatgatcaagttgcttacaattcatgatatcattacgaagagagataatcttagccggcggaaaatacttggatatataagcatctttgcacttgttccaagaatcaatactaattttgggcaaagatgaaaaccaagtttttgctcgatctcgcaacgagaacggaaaaagcttcaatttaatcacatcattatccacatctttcttcctttgcatatcgcaaagctcaatgaagatatTTAGAtgagatgcggcatcttcactaggaaagccggagaattgctctttcagaacaagattcagcaaagcagcattgatttcgtatgattccgcactagtggcgggagcaatcggagtactaatcaaatcattattgttagtattcgataagtcacaaagtttggtgttttcagtcatggtgacttcagcaagcaaacaagcacacaagcaaacagaaagcaagtgagagaaaagggcgaacggaaaatgaaaatatttttgtaaatttttgtttttcaaaagtggggagaaaacgagaggcaaaaacgtaaatgcaagagatgagtttgcgacacttacttggatgagcttcacctagaataatccccggttccagaaattgacacgttgacgggagactattcttgatttgatcctccccggcaacggcgtcataaATCCTTctagctacctcttgagcttgcgttggtttttcccttgaagaggaaagggtgatgcaccacagtagcagtaagtatttcccttagttttgagaaccaaggtatcaatccagtaggagaatcaagccaagtgtccaaagtacctgcggaaacacaaacaagcttgcacccaacgctataaaggggttgtcaatcccttcaagattgattgcaaagtgagatgtgaaggcggaacgtgcaacgaagtaaaagtgtaaggctgaaaatatggtgtgaagtagacccgggggccatagtgttcactaaaggcttctctcaaaatagcaaatattacggtgggtgaacaaattactatcgagcaattgatagaaccgcgcaaagtcatgacgatatctaaggcaatgatcatacatataagcatcacgtctgagacaagtagaagattacatcagatagatctccatgaagatcatggagaactttgtattgaagatccaagagagagaagaagccatctagctactagctatggaccctaaggtttacggtgaactactcacgcatcatcggagaggccatggtgttgatgaagaagccctctgtatccaaatcccccctccggcagggcaccagaacgtgccccagatgggatcttgcggagacagaagcttgcgacggcggaaaagtattttcgtggctctctcgcgcagttttggatttttctggaatatataggcggaagaggtagggcagacgagccacaggggggccacaagcctgctaggcgcgggcccctggccgcgcctaggggtttgtggcctcccctggtggcctctgccttggttctcacgtccccttcgtatcttctattccggaaa
This window encodes:
- the LOC123431511 gene encoding laccase-15-like, translating into MASMAVVVALFVAAALAAAGHGDAALVEHTFVVSQVKLNRLCNDTLVTVVNGQFPGPTIELNEGDSVAVHVINKSPHGITIHWHGVKMQLNCWADGAAMITQCPIQPNKNFTYRFDVVGQEGTLWWHAHVGSLRASVHGALIIRPRSGASSYPFDKPDKEIPIVIGEWWEMDLGHLEKNLRNGYMFDLPRAATINGKPGDLYNCSGTVKDNNVVNVEHGKSYLLRIVNAGLESEYYLKIAGHKFTVVAADANYVKPYTTDVIAIAPGETIDALLVADAHPAGRYYMVVKANQPPKPAIQFPLIISRGVVQYSECPGKEEHDTTSSIMVPEMPDRHDSDTSFYFHGNLTSLQPHPLLRPVPANVHEHLFYALDSGNLCPHGESSCINHLGPMINNVSFRLPATTPLLQAHYHGNMSSISTLRELPDRAPRMFNFTKMRKPTSRATSVRRLRYNATVEIVFQSPVLADTYANPMHLHGQDMFVLAQGLGRYDAEKDVATYNLVDPPVRNTVLVPLFGWAVVRFVTKNPGVWFLHCHFENHSSGGMAVAFVVENGPTLDSTLPPPPEDLPSCYNYNSRVAYE